The following are from one region of the Aspergillus luchuensis IFO 4308 DNA, chromosome 4, nearly complete sequence genome:
- a CDS encoding OPT family oligopeptide transporter (COG:T;~EggNog:ENOG410PJHG;~InterPro:IPR004813;~PFAM:PF03169;~TransMembrane:12 (o96-114i126-147o201-221i259-277o340-359i413-433o499-519i526-545o610-632i678-696o716-741i753-777o);~go_process: GO:0055085 - transmembrane transport [Evidence IEA]): MQATPPAASREYCQVRPHSSIMETKSASVSPEQEIPSYNEKSSQDSPALEPQVLEKGQTVRIGEDDDYDSDQVVSTAQDLVTHIIKVEDDPSLNPWSFRMIFLGAGLSIFGGVLQEIFYFKPQTIYVSQVFLTVIAYILGELMAYVIPRRGVIGKLLNPGPFNAKEHAAISLMSSAATQSALATEALSAQQLFYGGYPNHAAAVFIVLSSQLIGFGIAGLLRDVIVRPTKMIWPMTLPISSLLESLHKDKAQSKARLKIFYIFFCILFFWTIIPEYIFPLLEGFSIFCLADQHSLVFTNLFGGASGNEGLGFLSLSFDWNYIASLGSPLWYPLYAMTNNFIGYLGCIILFMAVYYGNIWRSQDFPFLSQLLYYGDSNSTYYNEYNQTLILNSEYIVDPAALKEQGLPWLTGTYVVYLITSNMGVTATLTHMLLWDFDDIKIGWAWAAPSKLKKWLKLETYKFWKNQETPEERLARRVNDETLDPHYRLMLRNLYQDTPLWWWGAVLIASFAVGLGCLYAMKSTLPWWGFIVGNILTLVFMLFFGAQYGLTGFQFNVQPICQMLAGYMFPGKPLANLYFTCFTYNSLQQGQVLAKDLRLAQQVHLSPKCTFFVQVMGCIIGALFNYVMMLIIVRNQSEVLISIDGTNIWSGANVQQFNSLAIAWSIANDMFSIGGRYEWVTIAYLVGFIVPVPFWLANRYYPHPIFSYLNTSIILWYMGWLFVGINASIMSYFLLGFAAQFWLRRYHPQLFNKYNYIVSAALDGGTQICVFILTFAVFGGSGVEHAFPTWAGNPNTNIHNLDYCKVNPATL; the protein is encoded by the exons ATGCAGGCAACCCCTCCTGCAGCGTCGCGGGAATACTGTCAAGTCCGACCTCATTCATCGATCATGGAGACCAAGTCGGCCAGTGTGTCTCCCGAGCAGGAGATACCGAGCTACAATGAGAAGTCGAGTCAGGACTCTCCTGCCTTAGAGCCTCAAGTGCTCGAAAAGGGGCAGACGGTGCGCAtcggtgaggatgatgactaTGATAGCGACCAGGTGGTGAGCACGGCGCAAGATCTTGTCACCCATATCATCAAAGTCGAGGATGATCCATCCCTGAACCCGTGGAGCTTTCGCATGATCTTCTTGG GTGCCGGGCTGTCCATCTTCGGCGGTGTGCTCCAGGAGATCTTCTACTTCAAGCCACAGACCATCTACGTCTCGCAGGTGTTCCTCACAGTCATTGCCTATATCTTGGGAGAGCTCATGGCATATGTGATCCCTCGTCGTGGTGTCATCGGAAAGTTACTCAACCCGGGCCCTTTCAATGCCAAAGAACATGCCGCCATTTCCCTCATGTCCTCCGCCGCTACACAGTCCGCGCTGGCCACCGAGGCTTTGTCAGCCCAGCAACTCTTCTACGGTGGATATCCCAACCACGCTGCTGCCGTCTTCATCGTGCTGTCATCTCAGCTGATTGGTTTCGGTATCGCCGGTCTGCTGCGCGATGTCATCGTGCGGCCAACCAAGATGATCTGGCCCATGACCCTACCCATCAGCAGTCTGCTGGAGTCATTGCACAAAGACAAGGCGCAGTCTAAGGCACGGTTGAAGATCTtctacatcttcttctgcatcctcttcttctggacCATCATCCCCGAGTACATCTTTCCCCTTCTGGAAGGTTTCTCAATCTTCTGCTTGGCCGATCAACACAGTCTGGTCTTCACCAACCTGTTCGGCGGTGCTTCCGGAAACGAAGGACTCGgatttctctccctctccttcgatTGGAACTACATCGCCTCGCTGGGTTCGCCACTGTGGTATCCGCTGTACGCTATGACCAACAATTTCATCGGATACCTGGgctgcatcatcctcttcatggCCGTCTACTATGGCAATATCTGGCGTTCTCAAGACTTCCCGTTCTTGTCCCAGTTGCTCTATTACGGCGACTCCAACTCCACCTACTACAATGAGTACAACCAGACTCTGATCCTCAATTCCGAATACATTGTCGACCCTGCGGCCCTCAAAGAGCAGGGTCTGCCCTGGCTGACTGGAACATACGTGGTATACCTCATCACCTCCAACATGGGAGTGACCGCCACACTGACCCACATGCTGCTGTGGGATTTCGACGATATTAAGATTGGTTGGGCGTGGGCTGCCCCTAGCAAACTCAAGAAATGGCTGAAGCTGGAGACCTACAAGTTCTGGAAAAACCAGGAAACCCCCGAGGAACGTCTCGCACGACGCGTCAACGATGAAACACTCGATCCACACTACCGTCTTATGCTGCGCAATCTCTACCAGGATACTCctctgtggtggtggggtgcTGTCCTGATTGCTAGCTTTGCTGTTGGCTTAGGTTGCTTGTATGCGATGAAATCTACGCTGCCGTGGTGGGGATTCATCGTCGGCAACATTCTCACGCTGGTGTTCATGCTCTTCTTTGGTGCACAATACGGCTTGACTGGGTTTCAGTTCAACGTTCAGCCTATCTGCCAGATGCTGGCGGGCTATATGTTCCCGGGGAAGCCGTTGGCTA ACCTCTACTTCACCTGCTTCACCTACAACTCGCTGCAGCAGGGACAGGTCTTGGCCAAGGATCTACGACTAGCGCAGCAAGTGCATCTATCTCCGAAGTGCACCTTCTTCGTGCAAGTAATGGGCTGCATCATCGGTGCTCTATTCAACTACGTGATGATGCTAAT CATCGTCCGAAATCAATCCGAAGTCCTGATCTCCATCGACGGCACCAACATCTGGAGTGGCGCCAATGTTCAA CAATTCAACAGTCTCGCCATAGCCTGGAGCATCGCTAACGACATGTTCTCCATCGGCGGCCGCTACGAATGGGTCACGATAGCCTACCTCGTCGGCTTCATCGTGCCGGTACCCTTCTGGCTCGCCAACCGATACTACCCGCACCCGATTTTCTCATAcctcaacacctccatcatcctctggtACATGGGCTGGCTGTTCGTGGGGATTAATGCCTCCATCATGTCGTACTTCCTGCTGGGCTTTGCCGCCCAGTTCTGGCTCAGACGGTATCATCCCCAGCTgtttaataagtataattatattgtCTCGGCGGCGTTGGATGGTGGCACGCAGATTTGCGTGTTCATTCTTACGTTTGCGGTGTTTGGtgggagtggagtggagCATGCGTTTCC GACTTGGGCGGGAAATCCCAATACCAATATTCATAATTTGGATTATTGCAAGGTCAATCCGGCGACTTTGTAA
- a CDS encoding M81 family metallopeptidase (COG:S;~EggNog:ENOG410Q2GI;~InterPro:IPR009197,IPR010799,IPR015995;~MEROPS:MER0167712;~PFAM:PF07364,PF07171) gives MPPRPVIAIAGLACETSMFTRARTLAPAFHPRRAHEIIDEYPFLQPGTELGDAADWRGALIGHALPGGIVVRESFEELVNEIITRLTDIVKSTPLDGLWFDIHGAMCVEGLDDAEYELLQRIRRVIGPDVIVSASMDLHGNVSRDLAHQTDLITCYRMAPHEDETETKERACRNLVDLLSRQEEGRMYRPFKAWITLPILLPGEQTSTRVEPAKSLYELVPKVESLPGIIDAAIWVGYAWADEPRNCAVVMVTGTCEEAVAAGAERLARKFWEVHAEFHFVGPTGSYRECIDAALHSSKRPFFISDSGDNPTAGGSGDVTWGLTELLARPEFKQESGPTVIYASLPGPQAIQTIVKAGVDATVTVTAGAEVDYTHAGPLTMTGRVHSIKHGDKDAVVEAILQVGSVFVILTQLRKPYHHEHDFTDLNLKPRSADIVIVKIGYLEPELFDMAADWLLALTPGGVDQDLERLGHHRISRPMWPFDKVFSTPPDLCARMIPPSNESLA, from the coding sequence ATGCCTCCCCGCCCCGTAATCGCCATCGCCGGCCTAGCCTGCGAAACCTCCATGTTCACCCGCGCCCGCACACTCGCCCCCGCATTCCATCCCCGCCGCGCCCATGAAATCATCGACGAATATCCCTTTCTCCAACCCGGTACAGAGCTTGGAGATGCAGCAGACTGGCGAGGGGCACTTATCGGACACGCACTACCCGGCGGAATCGTAGTCCGGGAATCGTTCGAAGAGCTGGTCAACGAAATCATAACCCGATTAACCGACATTGTCAAGTCAACACCGCTGGACGGACTATGGTTCGATATACATGGCGCTATGTGTGTGGAAGGTCTCGACGACGCAGAGTATGAGCTGTTGCAAAGGATCCGACGGGTAATAGGACCAGATGTTATTGTTTCAGCGTCAATGGACCTTCATGGCAATGTCTCGCGTGATCTAGCGCATCAGACGGATTTGATTACGTGTTATCGCATGGCACCTCATGAGGATGAGACGGAGACGAAGGAGCGTGCGTGTCGGAATTTGGTTGATTTACTCTCGCGTCAGGAGGAAGGTCGGATGTACCGACCATTCAAGGCGTGGATAACTCTTCCTATCTTGTTACCGGGCGAACAGACATCCACAAGAGTGGAACCTGCTAAGAGCCTCTATGAGCTGGTGCCCAAGGTTGAATCGTTACCGGGTATCATTGATGCAGCAATCTGGGTCGGGTACGCCTGGGCTGACGAGCCGCGTAATTGCGCCGTGGTGATGGTGACCGGGACGTGCGAGGAAGCTGTCGCCGCAGGGGCGGAGCGTCTGGCAAGAAAGTTTTGGGAGGTTCATGCAGAATTCCACTTTGTTGGTCCGACAGGATCATATAGAGAGTGCATCGATGCCGCATTGCACTCCTCGAAGCGACCGTTCTTCATCTCGGACTCGGGAGACAACCCAACCGCTGGGGGGTCTGGAGACGTCACCTGGGGGCTTACAGAGCTGCTTGCGCGACCTGAGTTTAAACAGGAGTCAGGTCCAACTGTCATCTACGCCAGTCTGCCCGGACCACAAGCGATACAGACGATAGTAAAGGCAGGGGTTGACGCAACAGTTACCGTCACGGCGGGGGCTGAGGTGGATTATACTCATGCAGGCCCTCTGACCATGACTGGACGAGTTCACTCAATTAAGCACGGCGATAAAGACGCAGTAGTCGAGGCAATTTTACAAGTTGGCTCAGTCTTTGTGATTCTGACACAACTTCGCAAGCCGTATCACCACGAGCATGACTTTACCGACTTGAACCTTAAGCCGCGTTCAGCTGATATTGTCATCGTCAAGATAGGCTATCTGGAGCCAGAGCTATTCGACATGGCGGCCGACTGGTTACTAGCGTTGACTCCAGGGGGAGTGGACCAGGATTTGGAGCGTCTGGGACACCATCGCATAAGTCGTCCGATGTGGCCGTTCGACAAGGTGTTTTCGACGCCACCCGATCTCTGCGCAAGGATGATCCCGCCTTCGAACGAGTCACTGGCTTGA
- a CDS encoding uncharacterized protein (COG:S;~EggNog:ENOG410PKQS;~InterPro:IPR032710) has translation MGDAAGLPDYVLDPNAVLNDTDAAWRHGGPPDYSKTRAYYEETKKMTHESGSLPFLVENLVKNWEIEASFKTNLADWRTIDHETYHFTLNGGPPLSGEHMLKVGTYNALLTPSAYYDPANNDFEASHKSFKRMMPTFAWEVLEVYSGPPVVVFKWRHWGVMARDYVGFNDKGEKVKIAAHGGPIDIQGIVIAKVNDALKLQRIDVWFDPLEMFRQIAKDHEQTKVEGEEKTASGCPFAGAKE, from the exons ATGGGCGACGCTGCAGGACTCCCCGACTACGTTCTGGACCCCAATGCGGTCCTCAACGACACAGACGCCGCCTGGCGTCACGGTGGTCCCCCGGACTACAGCAAGACCCGGGCCTACTACGAAGAGA CCAAGAAAATGACCCACGAATCCGGCagcctccccttcctcgtcGAGAACCTCGTCAAGAACTGGGAAATCGAAGCGTCCTTTAAGACCAACCTCGCGGACTGGCGCACGATCGACCACGAGACATACCACTTCACATTGAACGGCGGGCCCCCGCTGAGCGGCGAACACATGCTGAAAGTCGGCACGTACAACGCTCTCCTCACGCCGAGTGCGTACTACGACCCTGCCAATAATGATTTCGAGGCGAGTCACAAGTCGTTCAAGCGCATGATGCCGACGTTTGCTTGGGAGGTTCTGGAGGTATATAGTGGGCCGCCGGTTGTGGTGTTTAAGTGGAGGCATTGGGGCGTTATGGCCAGGGATTATGTTGGGTTTAATGA CAAAGGAGAAAAAGTCAAGATCGCGGCGCACGGTGGACCTATCGATATTCAGGGTATTGTGATCGCCAAGGTCAATGATGCGCTCAAGCTGCAGCGTATCGATGTGTGGTTCGATCCGCTGGAGATGTTCCGCCAGATTGCCAAGGATCATGAACAGACTAAGGTggagggcgaggagaagACTGCTTCGGGGTGTCCGTTTGCTGGAGCGAAGGAGTAG
- the GAS1_1 gene encoding glycoside hydrolase family 72 protein (CAZy:CBM43;~CAZy:GH72;~COG:S;~EggNog:ENOG410PFK7;~InterPro:IPR012946,IPR017853,IPR004886;~PFAM:PF07983,PF03198;~TransMembrane:1 (o407-435i)) — translation MNLFADAGIYVLADLSSADYSIDSSDPEWTIDLYNYYASVVDSLANYTNTLGFFAGNENSNSVNTTGASAYVKAAVRDMKAYIKSKNYRSIGVGYSAADVSEIRTDLVDYFNCGDSDESVDFFGDNVYEWCGDSSYTESGYNVMTEDLSNYSVPYFFSEYGCITVQPRSFSNVPVMYGPKMDDWLAGGIVYEYFQDANDYGLVTISDGSVSTLTGFSSYSKEINSVSPTGTNSASYTPTNTVARSCPTVGSSWEAASALPPAPNSELCSCMEETLSCVVKDSVSSKKYADLYSTVCGYGVCEGITGNATTGKYGAYSMCTTKQMLNWALNAYYEEQKEKGNGASACDFAGSATTTSTTSPTGTCSSLLKAVGTAGTGTVSLSAAAGTSTGDSGSSGSESSSAGVPGYMSYTATLGLGQLVVFVAVGVLSGTGMILL, via the exons ATGAACCTGTTCGCCGACGCAGGTATCTACGTGCTGGCGGATCTGTCCTCCGCCGACTACTCCATCGACAGCAGCGACCCGGAGTGGACCATTGACCTGTACAACTACTACGCCAGCGTGGTCGACTCGCTGGCCAACTACACCAACACTCTGGGCTTCTTCGCGGGTAACGAGAACTCCAACAGTGTCAACACCACCGGTGCCAGCGCCTACGTCAAGGCAGCTGTGCGTGACATGAAGGCCTACATCAAGTCCAAGAACTACCGCTCCATCGGTGTCGGTTACTCTGCCGCCGATGTCTCCGAGATCCGTACCGACCTCGTCGACTACTTCAACTGCGGTGACTCGGACGAATCCGTCGACTTCTTCGGTGACAATGTCTACGAGTGGTGCGGTGACTCCAGCTACACTGAGTCCGGCTACAACGTCATGACCGAGGACCTGAGCAACTACTCCGTCCCttacttcttctccgagTACGGTTGTATCACCGTCCAGCCCCGTTCCTTCAGCAACGTCCCCGTCATGTACGGCCCTAAGATGGATGACTGGCTCGCCGGAGGTATCGTCTACGAGTACTTCCAGGATGCCAACGACTACG GTTTGGTCACCATCTCCGACGGCTCCGTCAGCACCCTGACCGGCTTCTCCTCGTACTCGAAGGAAATCAACAGCGTCAGCCCCACCGGCACCAACAGCGCCAGCTACACGcccaccaacaccgtcgCCCGGTCGTGCCCGACCGTCGGCTCTAGCTGGGAAGCCGCCAGCGCATTGCCCCCGGCGCCCAACTCGGAACTCTGCTCCTGCATGGAAGAGACGCTCTCGTGCGTGGTGAAGGACAGCGTGTCGAGCAAGAAGTACGCCGACCTGTACAGCACCGTCTGCGGCTACGGCGTGTGCGAGGGCATCACCGGTAACGCCACCACGGGCAAGTACGGCGCCTACAGCATGTGCACGACCAAGCAGATGCTCAACTGGGCCTTGAACGCCTACTacgaggagcagaaggagaagggtaACGGTGCCTCTGCTTGTGACTTTGCTGGCTcggctactactacctctaCTACTTCTCCTACTGGTACTTGCTCTTCCTTGCTCAAGGCCGTTGGCACAGCTGGTACGGGTACCGTGTCgttgtctgctgctgctggtacgAGCACTGGTGACTCCGGTAGCAGTGGTTCGGAGAGTAGCTCTGCTGGTGTGCCGGGTTACATGAGCTACACTGCTACGCTTGGGTTGGGTCAgttggtggtgtttgttGCTGTGGGTGTGTTGTCTGGTACCGGAATGATTCTTTTGTAG